One window from the genome of Kluyveromyces marxianus DMKU3-1042 DNA, complete genome, chromosome 3 encodes:
- the SEC15 gene encoding Rab GTPase-binding exocyst subunit SEC15: protein MEQDPQLAASQDLQRALLTAEFITKDASSDQDRAQDDFFELDPQIFDRWIPILRQSIEDGQLNTIVDDLYASIDDRFENMETQMLQDSQINNNLVSSLNEIQKVQEIIEGSLQNDIKGLIHEIQNSTQSIVSKKKVLIDNTKTSAKISESSILIQKILQILELFNRCQELIEESDFFKALQTMETFETIYLQDFKQYNFEFLNQIYASIPLLKLKIKDESINLIKKSLNYNLEKIFGVIGDKYYDVYEKDILQDWLKKKQIMKLHNYRFNSPVEISLRDNSKLEPLQLQNFCQLYEFHDSILIFQSLNEMDFFISEFHKEYEFRKSKLVHPLFLKDSSTVSHSDGKQDLFADKLDLTFFKSYILKILGFLVYDKELHKSTDFVLSNNSYNSTDEFWTSFMYKLHPYLLKMVEEKLTSQKELTEFKDFLGVVIAILENLKLNVELLYSVHIETFNQYCELLVYLFEKEFSNLLQDDDFMPLSITDKSLYDKILKICWLTDNGEDAEKSTDDNFSATFPFSPLYPMTCTLVKKTYTNLHSFISVFYKHDISHLNLILVKAIDSIFDNVVNRSIKSKLDTTSREEIAQILVNLDYFVIAAKEFSLILTRENLTNNPDVEIRLSSIKKLIETRKEAESKLIDLIDSKVLDLMEFIEFDWNATTVRSEPDMTIIDIAQFLEMMFTSTLAIIPYNIKMLLIFREFDVITRRFLEKLLNETPDRISPQSVENFETDMLYLEKTITKIFPNDISTDSGSPSLPSTPVEGSSSAGNRSSTQVENNIKSLLSTFTDLKQHIGLMKINHWEEYKDNDIRLKKYSRVKPEVANSLLSKLQPPNSEQSNMMSDEGSSADSRVNSRFAKLFSRG from the coding sequence ATGGAACAGGATCCTCAATTAGCTGCTTCTCAGGATTTGCAGCGTGCGTTATTGACTGCAGAATTTATAACAAAAGACGCATCATCCGACCAAGATCGTGCCCAGGATGATTTTTTTGAGCTAGACCCACAGATATTTGATAGGTGGATCCCTATTCTACGTCAGTCAATCGAAGATGGTCAGTTGAATACAATTGTTGACGATTTGTATGCTTCTATTGACGATCGTTTCGAAAACATGGAGACCCAAATGTTGCAAGACTCTCAAATCAACAATAACTTAGTATCATCTTTGAATGAGATCCAGAAGGTACAAGAAATAATAGAAGGCTCGCTACAAAATGACATAAAAGGTTTAATCCATGAAATACAAAATTCTACACAAAGTATAGTctcaaaaaagaaagtattGATAGACAATACAAAAACATCTGCAAAAATATCGGAATCATCAATCCtaattcaaaagattcttcaaatcttAGAGCTATTCAATCGATGCCAGGAACTTATAGAAGAAAgtgatttcttcaaagcaTTACAAACTATGGAAACTTTTGAGACTATTTACCTTCAGGATTTCAAACAATATaactttgaatttttgaatcaGATATATGCTTCAATCCCATTACTTAAgttaaaaattaaagacGAATCAATAAACTTGATTAAGAAATCTTTGAATTATAACTtggaaaaaatatttggagTAATTGGGGACAAATATTATGACGTTTATGAAAAAGATATACTTCAAGATTggctaaaaaaaaaacaaataatgAAGCTTCACAATTATAGGTTTAACTCACCGGTTGAAATCTCATTGAGAGACAACTCAAAATTGGAACCTTTACAGCTCCAGAATTTCTGCCAATTGTACGAATTTCACGACTCTATATTAATATTTCAATCTCTAAATGAAATGGACTTTTTCATATCCGAGTTCcataaagaatatgaattcAGAAAGTCTAAATTAGTTCACCCActatttttgaaagattcttcaacagtaTCACATTCTGATGGTAAACAAGATCTATTTGCTGATAAACTGGATTTaacattcttcaaaagttatatattaaaaatCCTTGGATTTTTGGTGTATGATAAGGAATTGCATAAATCAACGGATTTTGTACTATCAAACAACTCTTATAATTCTACGGATGAATTTTGGACATCATTCATGTATAAATTACATCCCTACTTGTTAAAAATGGTTGAAGAAAAGCTAACTTCACAGAAAGAACTAACTgaattcaaagatttcCTAGGTGTAGTAATTGCAATTCTCGAAAACTTGAAACTTAACGTAGAATTGCTTTACAGCGTGCATATTGAAACATTCAACCAGTACTGTGAGTTACTGGTATACCtgtttgaaaaagaattttCCAATCTTTTACAAGACGATGATTTTATGCCATTATCAATTACAGATAAAAGCTTGTATGACAAAATTCTCAAAATTTGCTGGCTTACAGATAATGGCGAGGATGCCGAAAAGTCCACCGATGACAATTTTTCAGCAACTTTCCCTTTTTCTCCCTTATACCCAATGACTTGTACGTTGGTGAAAAAGACATACACCAATTTGCATTCATTCATCTCCGTTTTTTACAAACATGATATCTCACACTTAAACCTGATATTAGTGAAGGCAATTGACAGCATTTTTGACAATGTTGTCAATAGAAGTATTAAGAGTAAATTAGACACAACTTCACGTGAAGAGATAGCTCAGATATTGGTGAATCTAGACTATTTTGTCATTGCAGCTAAAGAGTTTAGCTTAATTCTCACTAGGGAAAACCTTACTAACAATCCCGATGTTGAGATTAGACTTTCGTCCATCAAAAAATTAATAGAAACAAGGAAGGAAGCAGAATCCAAGTTAATTGATTTGATCGATTCGAAGGTCTTGGACTTAATGGAATTCATAGAATTTGATTGGAATGCAACTACGGTACGGTCTGAACCAGATATGACTATCATAGATATTGCACAATTCTTAGAAATGATGTTCACCTCCACATTGGCAATCATTCCATATAACATAAAAATGCTTCTGATATTCAGAGAATTTGACGTAATCACTAGAAGATTTTTAGAAAAACTCTTAAATGAAACTCCGGACAGAATATCCCCACAAAGTGTTGAAAATTTTGAGACTGATATGCTGTACCTAGAAAAAACAATCACAAAGATATTCCCTAACGATATTTCTACAGATTCGGGTAGTCCTTCACTACCTTCAACACCAGTAGAAGGTTCTAGTAGTGCTGGTAACAGATCGTCAACTCAAGtggaaaataatattaaatcTCTATTATCAACATTCACAGACTTGAAGCAGCACATCGGGTTGATGAAGATTAACCACTGGGAAGAGTATAAGGACAATGACATTAGATTGAAAAAGTATTCACGAGTGAAGCCTGAAGTGGCCaactctcttctttcaaaactCCAACCACCAAATTCAGAACAATCAAATATGATGTCAGATGAAGGCTCTTCTGCTGACAGCAGAGTAAATAGTAGGTTTGCGAAGCTATTTAGCAGAGGTTAA
- the ADE57 gene encoding bifunctional aminoimidazole ribotide synthase/glycinamide ribotide synthase — protein MSLNILVLGNGGREHALVWKLAQSPTVKTVLVAPGNGGTASLGGKVINVPSLSPSPKEFDALKKFSIEKEIGLVVPGPEQPLVDGISQVFKSCGIPVFGPSAEAAIFEGSKTFSKDFMQKHNIPTAKYANFDDYEKAKEYLEKVDYQVVLKADGIAAGKGVLIPTTKQEAQEALKVIMVEKQFGDAGNSVVIEEFLEGDEISILTISDGYSYFNLPPAQDHKRIGENDTGLNTGGMGAYAPAPVATPKLLQQIDREIIKPSIDGMRKDKLPFVGVLFTGIILTKNGPKVLEYNVRFGDPETQTVLPLLTEDTDLAEVFLAAAEHRLDSVDIKINEDCFAATVVLAAGGYPEAYKKGDEITILNTKLPSNTYIFHAGTKSENGKIVTNGGRVIASSAVAPTLREAVDKAYQGVDAIEFKDKYFRKDIAHRAFKNSTVSTGKSITYAEAGVSVDNGNMLVEKIKATVKSTSRPGTDSDIGGFGGLFDLKAAGYDTNDTLLVAATDGVGTKLIIAQETNIHNTVGIDLVAMNVNDLVVQGAEPLLFLDYFATGALDIKVASDFVSGVAAGCIQAGCALVGGETSEMPGMYPPGHYDTNGTAVGAVNKNQILPKKEEMTAGNVLLGLSSDGVHSNGFSLVRKIIEHVGLPWDSQCPWDSSKSLGEAILVPTRIYVKQLLPSIREQLLLGLAHITGGGLVENVPRALPKHLQAKIDMKTWNVPEVFKWFGKAGNVPLEDILKTFNMGIGMVLIVEKENVARVTELLQQEGEKVYEIGVLVEKSSDQPGCIVENANNLY, from the coding sequence ATgtctttgaatattttggttttaggTAATGGTGGTAGGGAACATGCTTTGGTGTGGAAACTAGCCCAGTCTCCTACCGTAAAGACCGTTTTGGTTGCACCAGGGAATGGTGGAACAGCTTCTCTTGGAGGGAAAGTCATCAACGTGCCCAGTTTAAGCCCATCtccaaaagaatttgatgctttgaagaagttttccatagaaaaggaaattgGGTTGGTTGTTCCAGGTCCCGAGCAACCTCTAGTTGATGGTATTTCCCAAGTTTTTAAGAGTTGTGGTATTCCTGTATTTGGCCCAAGTGCCGAAGCTGCCATCTTTGAAGGTTCCAAAACTTTCTCTAAGGACTTTATGCAAAAGCACAATATTCCAACTGCAAAATATGCCAATTTCGATGACTACGAAAAGGCCAAAGAATACCTAGAAAAAGTCGACTATCAAGTTGTGCTAAAAGCTGATGGTATCGCTGCTGGCAAAGGTGTTTTGATCCCAACCACTAAACAGGAAGCTCAAGAAGCTTTGAAAGTTATCATGGTCGAAAAGCAATTCGGTGATGCTGGTAATAGCGTGGTGATCGAAGAGTTCTTGGAAGGTGATGAAATTTCTATTCTAACAATTTCAGATGGATACTCCTACTTCAATTTGCCTCCTGCTCAAGACCATAAGAGAATTGGTGAAAATGACACTGGATTAAACACTGGTGGTATGGGTGCTTATGCCCCAGCTCCAGTTGCAACCCCAAAGCTGTTACAACAAATTGATAGGGAAATTATAAAGCCAAGTATCGATGGTATGAGAAAGGACAAGCTTCCATTTGTGGGTGTTCTTTTCACTGGTATAATTTTGACTAAGAATGGTCCAAAAGTCTTGGAGTATAACGTTAGGTTCGGTGACCCAGAAACTCAAACCGTTTTGCCTCTTTTGACTGAAGACACTGACTTAGCTGAAGTATTcttggctgctgctgaacACAGATTAGACTCTGTTGATATAAAAATCAACGAAGACTGTTTCGCTGCAactgttgttcttgctGCTGGCGGATACCCAGAAGCATATAAGAAGGGTGACGAAATCACTATTCTCAACACCAAATTGCCATCTAATACATACATCTTCCATGCAGGAACAAAGAGCGAAAACGGTAAAATTGTGACAAACGGTGGTAGAGTCATTGCATCATCTGCTGTTGCTCCAACATTAAGAGAAGCCGTAGACAAAGCCTATCAAGGTGTTGACGCAATTGAATTCAAAGACAAGTACTTCAGAAAAGATATTGCCCATCGTGCATTTAAAAATTCTACCGTTTCTACAGGTAAATCTATCACTTACGCCGAAGCAGGTGTCTCCGTCGACAATGGTAACATGCTGGTCGAAAAGATTAAGGCAACAGTAAAATCTACTAGCAGACCAGGTACTGATTCCGATATTGGTGGTTTCGGTGGTCTATTTGACCTAAAAGCCGCTGGTTACGACACCAATGATACCCTTTTGGTTGCTGCTACTGACGGTGTTGGTACTAAATTGATTATCGCCCAAGAAACTAACATACACAATACTGTTGGTATTGATTTGGTAGCAATGAATGTCAACGATTTAGTTGTGCAGGGTGCAGAACCACTATTATTTTTAGACTACTTCGCTACAGGTGCCTTGGACATCAAGGTAGCATCGGACTTCGTTTCAGGTGTTGCTGCAGGATGTATTCAAGCCGGATGTGCTCTAGTTGGTGGTGAGACCTCTGAAATGCCAGGTATGTACCCTCCAGGCCATTACGACACAAATGGTACTGCTGTTGGTGCAGTTAATAAAAATCAAATCTTGCCTAAGAAGGAAGAGATGACTGCAGGTAATGTCTTGTTAGGTTTATCTTCTGACGGTGTTCATTCTAACGGTTTCTCCTTAGTAAGGAAGATTATTGAACATGTCGGACTACCGTGGGATTCTCAATGCCCATGGGACTCTTCCAAATCTTTGGGTGAAGCTATTCTCGTCCCAACTAGAATATATGTCAAACAATTACTTCCTTCTATTAGAGAACAACTCTTGTTAGGGCTAGCTCACATCACGGGTGGTGGTCTAGTAGAAAATGTCCCAAGAGCTTTACCAAAACATCTACAAGCTAAGATTGATATGAAGACTTGGAACGTTCCTGAAGTATTCAAATGGTTCGGAAAGGCAGGTAATGTTCCACTGgaagatattttgaagacTTTCAACATGGGTATTGGTATGGTTCTAATTgtagagaaggaaaatgtTGCTAGAGTCACTGAACTATTACAACAAGAGGGCGAAAAGGTCTATGAAATTGGTGTTCTAGTGGAAAAATCATCTGACCAACCAGGCTGCATTGTCGAAAATGCCAACAACTTATACTGA
- the DUG1 gene encoding metallodipeptidase: MIRRILCRGTSFTAARFLKDRSRISVRAYSKSMSGSEVEKNFDSLFKKIDELKPRFIERLAKGIEIPAVSGDESLRPQVVKKAHYLADELKKLGFSDIELRELGTQPPPVADPNLQLPPVILARYGNDPTKKTVLVYGHYDVQPANLEDGWNTDPFKLVIDEEKQIMYGRGVTDDSGPVKGWLNVVEAHRELGLDLPVNLITCFEGMEESGSIGLDKLIADEAENYFKKVDTVCISDNYWLGTKKPVLTYGLRGCNYYQIIIEGPGADLHSGIFGGSISEPMIDLVKVMSTLVDTKGNILIDGIKEMVAPVLESEDALYDKIDFSVDEFNAASGSKTALFDNKKDILMHRWRYPSLSIHGVEGAFYGSGAKTVIPAKVIGKFSIRTVPNIESAKLDQYVIDHCNREFAKLQSPNKFKAELIHDGDYWVSDPFNASFSAAAKATKAVWGVEPDYTREGGSIPITLTFEQELKSNVLLLPMGRGDDGAHSINEKLDLSNYFGGMKTMAAYLHYYAASEEK, from the coding sequence ATGATCCGTAGGATTTTGTGTAGAGGAACTAGTTTTACGGCTGCCAGATTTCTGAAAGATAGATCAAGGATTAGTGTTAGAGCTTATAGTAAAAGTATGTCTGGATCTGAAGTTGAGAAGAActttgattctttgtttaagaaaattgatgaattgaagCCAAGATTCATTGAACGTTTGGCCAAGGGTATTGAAATTCCTGCTGTTTCTGGTGACGAGAGTTTGAGACCACAGGTTGTCAAGAAGGCTCATTACTTGGCtgatgaattgaagaagttgggTTTCTCAGACATTGAATTGAGGGAGCTAGGTACCCAACCACCTCCAGTCGCTGACCCAAATTTGCAATTGCCTCCTGTTATTCTTGCTCGCTACGGTAACGACCCAACGAAGAAGACTGTCCTTGTTTACGGTCACTACGACGTGCAACCAGCCAACCTTGAAGACGGTTGGAACACTGATCCATTCAAGTTAgttattgatgaagaaaaacaaattatGTACGGTAGAGGTGTCACAGATGATTCTGGTCCCGTCAAAGGTTGGTTGAATGTTGTCGAAGCTCACAGAGAGTTGGGTCTTGACCTTCCTGTCAACTTGATCACATGTTTCGAAGGTATGGAAGAATCAGGGTCCATTGGTCTGGACAAGTTGATCGCAGACGAAGCTGAAAActatttcaagaaagtgGATACCGTGTGTATCTCAGACAACTACTGGTTGGGTACCAAGAAACCGGTATTGACTTACGGTTTGAGAGGCTGCAACTACTACCAAATCATTATTGAAGGCCCAGGCGCAGATTTACACTCTGGTATCTTTGGTGGTTCAATCTCTGAGCCTATGATCGACTTGGTTAAGGTCATGAGCACCTTGGTCGACACAAAGGGTAACATCTTGATCGATGGTATCAAAGAAATGGTTGCACCAGTATTGGAATCTGAAGACGCCTTGTATGACAAGATTGATTTCTCCGTCGACGAATTCAACGCTGCATCTGGTTCAAAGACCGCCTTATTTGACAACAAAAAGGACATTTTGATGCACAGATGGAGATACCCATCGTTATCCATTCACGGTGTTGAAGGTGCTTTTTACGGTTCCGGTGCTAAGACCGTTATTCCTGCCAAGGTCATTGGTAAGTTCTCTATCAGAACTGTGCCAAACATTGAATCTGCTAAGTTAGACCAATATGTCATCGACCATTGTAACAGAGAGTTTGCAAAGTTGCAATCTCCAAACAAGTTCAAAGCTGAGTTAATCCACGATGGTGATTACTGGGTTTCTGATCCATTCAACGCATCCTTTTCAGCAGCTGCTAAAGCTACTAAGGCGGTCTGGGGTGTCGAACCTGACTACACCAGAGAAGGTGGCTCTATTCCAATCACTTTGACATTCGAACAGGAGTTGAAGAGTAACGTTTTGTTGCTACCAATGGGCAGAGGTGACGATGGTGCCCACTCCATCAACGAAAAGTTGGACTTAAGCAACTACTTTGGTGGTATGAAGACCATGGCTGCCTACTTGCATTATTATGCTGCCTCCGAAGAGAAATGA
- the TAN1 gene encoding putative tRNA acetyltransferase, whose amino-acid sequence MSKRVRKDSKGGSFKRYKVVKSTLDPNTSGVYISCARNRERSAASEILSILEEKIEEYYGEELHQMRADGEPESETLINDKENDNVSEKSKTEPEKELSIEEELQLELAQLKNHKTTIVDSKKNKAILEQIDLQTECLVFIKMRKPIVPEQLVHSLIKDLADPNVMQKRTRFVQKLTPVTDSCHASMEELAKLCERVIPQHFHKDNQEPLKFAVEINKRNFNTMDKMEMIKFIAGFVGKQGTLDHKVDLKNYDKLVLLQCFKNNIGMCVVDKDYRTEFKKYNIQEIFELKHKSKASEPTEKE is encoded by the coding sequence ATGTCCAAGAGAGTTAGAAAAGACTCTAAAGGTGGAAGTTTTAAAAGATATAAGGTTGTTAAGAGCACACTTGACCCCAATACTTCAGGCGTCTATATATCATGCGCAAGAAATAGAGAACGGTCTGCTGCGTCTGAGATTCTTTCAatcttggaagaaaaaatagaagaatattATGGTGAAGAGCTACACCAAATGAGAGCTGATGGAGAACCGGAATCAGAAACCTTAATCAATGATAAGGAGAACGACAATGTTTCTGAGAAATCAAAGACCGAACCAGAAAAAGAACTTTCCATCGAGGAAGAACTACAGCTTGAATTAGCCCAATTGAAAAATCACAAGACAACCATTGTTGACagtaaaaagaacaaagcAATTTTAGAACAAATAGATCTTCAAACAGAATGCTTGGTGTTCATTAAAATGAGAAAACCAATAGTTCCTGAACAATTGGTGCATTCTTTGATAAAAGACCTTGCAGATCCAAACGTTATGCAAAAAAGGACCAGATTTGTACAAAAGTTAACACCAGTGACCGATTCTTGTCACGCAAGCATGGAAGAATTGGCAAAACTTTGTGAGAGGGTTATCCCACAACATTTCCACAAAGATAACCAAGAACCGCTAAAGTTTGCCGttgaaataaataaaagaaatttCAACACTATGGAcaaaatggaaatgatCAAATTTATCGCAggatttgttggaaaacaGGGTACCTTAGACCATAAGGTAGATTTAAAGAACTACGATAAACTAGTATTGCTTCAATgcttcaaaaataatattggTATGTGCGTTGTAGACAAAGATTATAGGACGGAGTTCAAGAAATATAACATTCAGGAAATATTTGAACTTAAACATAAATCCAAGGCTTCAGAACCAACCGAGAAAGAGTAA
- the MRX20 gene encoding Mrx20p yields MSDTKPNSALYSNMVASSVAAVFQTTISHPFEFLKTGQQLHRSLPNVESFNMFHHVKSYFAGCSALNIGILLKTSTRFTTFDKACEMLKDPENPEAPISGLRLIAAGSITGFMESLLIIPFENIKTRMIENAVILSNRFQEEQQTKQLEQQPKSGVQKNATQERPTFHKPSKSNLNPRYEKFLYYEKHPSSNIFSTVKEMMQTRGFASFFQGSMPTIFRQMGNSVVRFTTYTALKQMISPDKPLKEYYAFGIGVFSSCAVVALTQPIDVVKTRMQSKYTWSLYKNSLNCVYRTFIEEGLASLWKGWVPRLFKVGLSGGVSFGMYQYVDNLMLSIEHQRSLSHD; encoded by the coding sequence ATGTCAGACACTAAACCCAATTCGGCACTTTACAGCAACATGGTAGCTAGCTCTGTTGCAGCAGTCTTCCAAACTACAATATCGCATCCatttgagtttttgaagacaGGCCAACAATTGCATCGCTCTTTACCCAATGTTGAATCATTTAACATGTTCCACCATGTGAAGAGCTATTTTGCAGGTTGCTCCGCATTGAACATCGGAATACTTCTAAAGACTTCTACAAGGTTTACTACATTTGATAAGGCATGTGAAATGCTCAAGGATCCAGAAAACCCAGAAGCACCTATTTCTGGTTTAAGGTTGATCGCCGCAGGCTCGATTACAGGGTTCATGGAGAGTCTGCTCATAATTccttttgaaaatattaagaCGAGGATGATTGAGAATGCAGTAATACTATCCAATAGGttccaagaagaacagcAGACGAAGCAGCTAGAACAACAACCGAAGAGTGGTGTACAGAAAAATGCCACCCAAGAGAGACCAACTTTTCATAAGCCTTCCAAGAGCAATCTCAATCCTAGGTATGAAAAGTTCTTGTACTATGAAAAGCACCCATCAtccaatattttttccACCGTTAAAGAGATGATGCAAACTAGGGGATTTGCATCATTTTTCCAGGGTAGCATGCCTACTATTTTCAGACAAATGGGCAACAGTGTAGTACGGTTTACTACATATACAGCGCTTAAACAAATGATTTCACCAGACAAACCTTTGAAAGAGTACTACGCATTCGGTATTGGtgtcttttcttcatgTGCAGTCGTTGCTCTAACTCAACCAATAGATGTCGTCAAGACGAGAATGCAAAGTAAATATACATGGTCTTTATACAAGAATTCTTTAAATTGTGTCTACAGGACAttcattgaagaaggtcTTGCCAGTTTATGGAAGGGTTGGGTTCCGCGTCTGTTCAAGGTAGGGTTATCTGGTGGTGTTTCTTTCGGCATGTATCAATACGTGGATAACCTAATGCTCTCAATTGAGCATCAGCGTTCTTTGTCTCATGACTAA
- the EMC4 gene encoding chaperone EMC4, with product MSVEIPRWAQDLKSEGKNVKGTVSEEHLPDPFGFKKSDQHKIKGPRVIDYDAKNRITQLSIERAWAISSEPLKSVPMNMIMSYMSGNSLQIIPIMTAAMLVSNPLKSIFEVRSKFRHIINKDEPTPPPIVFAMIMYVVYQLVLMGIGLHKLNSMGLFPNTSSDWLAWQQPTEYKYNTLNI from the coding sequence ATGTCAGTTGAGATTCCTCGATGGGCTCAAGATTTAAAATCTGAGGGGAAAAACGTAAAGGGAACAGTATCCGAGGAACATTTGCCTGATCCATTTGGATTTAAAAAATCGGATCAACACAAAATAAAGGGACCTAGGGTTATTGATTATGATGCGAAAAATCGAATCACACAGCtttcaattgaaagagCGTGGGCTATATCGTCCGAGCCCCTTAAATCGGTTCCTATGAATATGATAATGTCGTATATGTCTGGTAATAGTTTGCAGATTATCCCAATAATGACTGCAGCTATGTTGGTGTCAAACCCTTTGAAGAGTATATTTGAAGTGAGGTCAAAGTTTAGACATATCATCAATAAAGATGAACCTACCCCGCCACCAATTGTTTTCGCAATGATAATGTATGTTGTTTATCAATTGGTTTTGATGGGAATTGGTCTACACAAATTGAATTCTATGGGCTTATTCCCCAACACATCAAGTGATTGGTTAGCATGGCAACAGCCAACAGAATACAAATATAATACTCTTAATAtctaa